In a genomic window of Erigeron canadensis isolate Cc75 chromosome 5, C_canadensis_v1, whole genome shotgun sequence:
- the LOC122601394 gene encoding probable serine/threonine-protein kinase abkC — protein MEEDDVISDEEIEQIIKDNGRPSASHLLWLQCVHYTIEKAGPAFIKWGQWAASRPDLFPNDLCTEIAELQANAPAHSYSYIKKTIEKAFGHLLPEIFEKNKEEPVASESIAQVYRATLKYRHPGQRVKPILVAVKVRHPGVSDAFRRYFILLNLFGKMSKFIPTLKWLRLDESIQQFAVFMMSQVDLTREAAHLSRFIYNFRRWKDVSFPMPLYLLVHPAILMETFEHGENILHYVDELEGHVGIKSGLAHIRTHALLKMLLSSSSTVRDMHRKLSCRVPFLL, from the exons ATGGAGGAAGACGATGTGATAAGCGATGAGGAAATCGAACAAATAATAAAAG ATAATGGCCGTCCTTCTGCTTCACACCTT CTATGGCTACAATGTGTCCATTATACCATAGAAAAGGCCGGACCTGCATTCATTAAATGGGGCCAGTGGGCGGCTTCGAGGCCAGATCTTTTCCCAAATGATCTCTGCACAGAGATTGCAGAACTTCAGGCAAATGCACCAGCTCATAGCTATTCATACATAAAGAAAACTATCGAAAAAGCATTTGGTCATTTATTGCCTGAGATATTCGAAAAAAACAAGGAGGAACCTGTCGCATCCGAAAGTATAGCTCAGGTTTATCGAGCTACTTTAAAGTATCGCCATCCTGGCCAACGAGTTAAGCCTATTCTTGTTGCCGTAAAGGTTAGACATCCGGGAGTTAGTGATGCATTCAGAAGATATTTTATATTACTGAATTTGTTTGGTAAAATGTCTAAGTTTATCCCCACCCTGAAATGGTTGAGACTTGATGAAAGTATACAACAATTTGCGGTCTTTATGATGTCTCAAGTTGATCTTACAAGAGAGGCAGCTCATTTAAGtcgttttatttataatttccGAAGATGGAAGGATGTGTCATTCCCGATGCCTTTATATCTGCTTGTGCACCCTGCTATCTTAATGGAAACTTTTGAACatggtgaaaatattttacactATGTGGATGAGTTAGAAGGTCATGTGGGCATCAAATCCGGCCTTGCTCATATCAGGACCCATGCACTTCTAAAGATGCTTTTG TCTTCTTCGAGCACAGTAAGGGATATGCATAGAAAATTAAGCTGTCGAGTCCCGTTTTTGCTATGA